One window of the Atribacterota bacterium genome contains the following:
- a CDS encoding TRAP transporter small permease subunit: MNAFLKFIDKISELVAKVSAWLIIFLTFALFYEAISRYLFNSPTLWAYDLSYMLYAVIFLLGAGYVLSIDRHVKVTLISDFFSPRVRAFVNIILYLLLFFPAIAILFIKGIDFATFSWRIKEVSASGTWRPVIYPLKTVLPVAMGILLLQGIAQFIRSIFLLLGKETDNGS, from the coding sequence ATGAATGCATTTCTTAAGTTTATTGACAAGATTAGTGAATTAGTTGCAAAAGTGAGTGCCTGGTTGATTATTTTTCTAACCTTTGCTTTATTTTATGAAGCAATTTCTAGATATTTATTCAATTCCCCAACTCTCTGGGCATATGATTTAAGCTATATGTTATATGCAGTAATTTTTTTATTAGGGGCAGGGTATGTACTTTCTATAGATAGACATGTAAAAGTAACTTTGATTTCTGACTTTTTCTCACCCCGTGTACGGGCATTTGTTAATATTATTCTATATCTACTCTTATTTTTTCCGGCAATAGCCATTCTTTTTATTAAAGGAATTGATTTTGCTACCTTTTCATGGAGGATAAAAGAAGTGAGCGCTAGTGGTACTTGGAGACCGGTAATTTATCCTTTAAAAACAGTTTTACCAGTAGCAATGGGTATTTTATTACTTCAGGGAATTGCTCAATTTATTCGTTCTATATTTTTACTACTGGGAAAGGAGACAGATAATGGATCCTGA